Within Bradymonas sediminis, the genomic segment CTTTGGGGGGGGGGGGCCGGCGAGCCCTGCGCGCGGCGCGGCGCGCAGGGGGATGCCGGCGCTATTCGGTGGCGGCTTCGGCCGTCGCGTCGCCCGCGCGAGCCATGCAGTCAATCGCGCTCTTCTTGGCGCTGACCCGCTTTGCCAGGGCCGCGTCAGTGACGCCAGACGGCGAGAGTTCGGCGACGTGCGCGCAGAGGGCGGCGTGCAACTCGACCTTGCGTTTGCCGTATATTTCCTGGTCTTCGGCGCGTTTGGTCTGCGTGTCTTCTAACTCCTGTCGGTATTTCTCGGCTTCTTCGGTGCGGCCTTCTTTCTCGGCGACTTCCGCGGATTTAATCAGCCAGTCATCCCCCGAGCCGTCGGACTCCAGGATCATCTCGACGCGATTCATATATTTTTCGAGGTGCTCGACCACCATATATTGGGCCGCGACCTGGGTGTCCAGATCGTCATTGGTCTTGGCCCAGGCCACGGTCTCGTCGAATTGCTTCTGCGCCTCGTCGCCGATAGTGGTCGGGTTGGGGGTGTCGGCTTTGCGGGTCTTGGTGCGCAACTTCAGCAGCGTGTCCAGGCGCGTCAGGCGAATCCATGCGCTCTCGGGGACGTCTTTTTGGGCGCTCTCAAGATGGGTATTCGCGTAGGTGAGTTGCTCCTGGGTTGGGTCGTTCTCGTTGAGGGCGCGCCGGGCGCGCTCAAGGTCGGGCCAGGCAACCCCTTTGACCGACCAGGCGTCGGTCTCCATCGAGCGTTGCGCGTTCCAGACCACCGGGCCGGTGGTGGCGGAGGCGGTCAGGTTATTCTCGATCTCGAAATTCGCGATATCTTTGAGGCAGGCGACCCGCAGGATCTCGTCCTGGCCGCCGTCGAAGCGCTCAACCCCGTAGAATGCTTCCTCTGCGGAGGCATCCCGGCAGGATTGCACCGCCTCATTGATCGCGACCGTCGCTTTCTCTTCGTGGTTTGCGCAGCCGGCGCTCGCCGACACCAGCAGCAGGGCGCCCAGGGCGAGGCAGGAGGTCGAGCCCACGCGGCTCAATTGCTCAAGGATAGTGCGGCGCGGCTTGATGGGGGTGCGATGGAATAGGTTCACGCGAAATCTCTCTGTAGCGTCGGTTGATTGAACTGGCCGGGATGAGCGAATGAATCGTCAAGCTTTGCGCATGGTGAGTGCGCGGTTGTCGGCCTCGATAACTTGTATGGCGTATCATAGGGCGGCGATTTTTTGTAGTATATCGGCGCGCCTTGGCGGCTTTCGCCGCGGGGGCCTTGGCGCTGCGCGGGGTCGTTTTTTCTGCGCATTCGTTTTATTCTCGAGGTTGTCCCTTGCGGCAATTGTTTTGACGCATTAAGTGGGGCGCTTGTTGGCGCCGGGTCGAAATTTCGGGTCGCCGCATCGCCGGATTCGGCGCGTGCGTTTGGCCGGGATTTATGTCACGATTTGGCTACGTTTTAGCCCTTAATTTTTGCATGCGAAGCGTCCTCTATGATCATTCAACCTCGAAACGCCGGGTGGATTGAGGTCATCTGCGGACCGATGTTCTCGGGAAAGACCGAAGAACTGATTCGTCGGATGAAGCGATCTCAATTCGCGCGCCAATCTCTCCAGATCTTCAAACCCCAAATCGATGACCGCTACGCGACGGACGCCATCGTCAGCCATAGCATGCAGCAGTTGCCGAGTTTTCCGGTCGCCAGCGTCGCGCAGATGCGCGACGAGTTGGATCCCTATGTCGAAGTGATCGGGATCGATGAGGTGCAATTCTTCGATGAGGACGTCATCGAGTTCTGCAACGAGATGGCGGATATGCAGCGGCGAGTGGTGGTCGCCGGGCTCGACCAGGACTACCTGGGCAACCCCTTTGGCCCGATCCCCAGGTTGCTCGCCGTCGCCGAGTACGTGACTAAGTTGCACGCAATCTGCGTCAAATGCGGGGACCCGGCGCACCGAAGCTTCCGGCTCGAAGGCGACCCGCAGCAGGTCTTGGTGGGCTCCGACGAGCGCTATGAGGCGCGCTGCCGAAGTTGTTTTGCCCTTGGTTTTAACGCGCCGGCTCATCCCCGTCAGGGCGAATCGGCGCGCCGGGCCGACGCGCCCGATCAGGTCGTAGACACCGAATCAAATAGCGCGGCGCGAGAATCGGCGGCCGTTCAGCCGCTTCGCGCCGCGTCCGATGCAGACTCATCCCATTTCCTTGCGCAGCCAAAGGAGCCTTGAGCGTGGACAGTCAATATTCTGAACTCGATTATAAACTCAGTCAGATCAAGCATCACTATGGGGATAATACCCATATCCTAAACGACCCCTTCTGCCTCACCCAACTCGCTAAATTATGCTCGCCGGCCGTCGGTCAGCCGCAGTTTAATCGCCTCGTCGAAGTGCTCTACCAGCAGCTGGTCGTGGCGGTGATGAACGTGGAGTTTCCCCGGCATCAGGCTACGGTCCACAGCCGCATGAAGGCGAAGTCTCATCGCGGCGTGTTTCGCGGTGAGCTGATCGACCACGAGACCGAGGTGGTGACGGTGGATATCGCGCGGGCCGGCACCTTGCCCTCGCAGGTCTGCTATACGCAATTGAACGAGTTGATGAATCCGGAGCGCGTGCGCCAGGACCACCTGACCATGAGTCGGGTGACCAACCCCGCCGACGAAGTTGTCGGGGCGACGGTCTCCGGCGAGAAGGTGGGCGGTCCGGTGGACTCGCGTATCGTGCTCTTTCCGGACCCCATGGGCGCCACCGGGTCGTCGCTGTCCACCGCGATCTCCTATTATAAGGATATCTTCGGCGGAAAGCCCTTGCGCATGATTACGCTGAACCTGGTCTTTACCCCCGAGTTCATCAACCGTATCAAGACCGACCACCCCGACGTGATTATGTACGCGCTGCGGCTTGACCGCGGCATGAGCTCCAAGGAGGTGCTCGCCACCGAACCCGGGACGCATTGGGAAGAGGAGAGCGGGCTCAGCGAAGAGGGCTATATCGTCCCCGGTGGCGGCGGGTTCGGTGAGTTGATGAATAACGCCTGGATCTAATTTTTGCGCAGCCCCCGGATTCGGCAGACGCGTGGGACGCGGCTTGAACGGCCGCCCCCTGAAAGCGCATTCGCCCTCCGGGTTTACCTAGTATCTTTTATACCCCAAAGAGGTTTGTCGTGGAGAATTTGCTCGACCATATTGAAGTCTTGATCAGCGCGGAAGAAATCGAGAAGCGCAACCGCGAGCTCGGTGCTCAGATCACCAAGGATTTTGCGGGGGAGTCGATCCACGTGATCGGTGTGCTCAAGGGGTGCTATATCTTCTTGGCCGACCTTGTTCGCCATATCGACCTGGACGTCTCCACCGACTTTTTGAGCGTCTCCAGCTACGGCGCAAGCACCAAGTCCAGCGGCGTCGTGCGCATGATTCGCGACCTCTCCGAGCCGATCGAAGGGCGAAACGTCGTGCTCATCGAGGATATCGTCGACACCGGGCTGACGATGAAATATCTGCTCGATAATATCAAAACGCGCCACCCCAAATCGGTGTCGGTGTGCACGCTGCTGCACAAGCCGGGTGGCCAGCAGGGCGTGGACGTTCCGCTCGATTACGTCGGCTTCACCATTCCCGATAAATTCGTGATCGGCTACGGCCTCGACTATATCGAGTTCTACCGCAACCTCCCGTATATCGGTTATGTCCCCGAGATCGACGAGCGCTCGCAGGACGAGGATTCGGCCGACGAGTCCAAATAATGATGGGCTTGCCGGGCGTCCCGGTCAGCGCTGCTTTCGAGGTGGCTTGACCTGGGCGCCCGCAGGCCGAACAATGCCCCAATACATGAGTTGGTAGTTGTTGTATCTGATTTACCCATTGATTTAGGGCCTCGCGAGTCGGGGTTCGTCCAGGGAGAAGAGTATGCATCATCTTTTTAATAGTCGTGGCGCGGCGGCCTCGCGCGTTCGTGGAATTTCATTGCTCCTCGCGCTGAGCCTGGGCGCCGCGACGCTGGTCGGCTGCGAGAAGCCTGATTGGACAAACCCCGATTATGTCAGCACTCGCCTGGTCGAGGGCGACTCGGCCGAGCGTGCGATGGCCCTGGGTAAGATCAGCGCGTTGGAAGACGCCGACCAGAAGAAGTTGGTGCCGGCGCTCACCAAGGTCTACCTGGAAGGGGACGCAAATCAGAAAGACGTGATGAAGCGTCTGGTTCAACTGCGCTCCGCTGAGGCCAAAGAGGCCTATATGAAGGAGGTGCGCGAGAATTCAACGGACTACGCCGGAGCCGCGGCCGAAGCCCTCGGCGAGGCCGGGGTCACCGAGGCGTTGCCGGACCTGATCAAGCTGTATAATTCCACCGACGATATGGACACCAAGCAGGGCTTGATGCGCGCCTTCAGCCATATGCCGGACCCCCAATTGGTCGGGTTGTTGACCGAGACGATGGCGTTGAGCGTGGATAATTATCCCATCGCGCTGCACTCCTATAGCTGCGAGATTCTGGGCGATATCGGGGCGAAGACGCCCGAGGCGATTGACGCCGCCGCCAAAAGCGCGCTGGTCCGCGGGATGTTCCTGGGCAACTTGTCCGGGCAGAACGTCGCCAGCGAATGCGGCATCGCTATCCAGCAGGTCGGCGAGCCGATGGTGCCGCTCCTTATCAAGACCTTCAGCGGCGAAAACGACGACGTGAAGAGTCTTCTGGCCAAATATAATAAGGCGCCCGACTACTCCTTCCCCGAGAACCTGGTGAAGGGAAAAATGGCGGTGCGTCTGGGCTCGCTGAAATCCCAAGCCGCGCTCAAGCCGCTGGTGGACGACTTTAATTCAGTGAAAGAGGCCCCCAAGCAGCTCTCGGGAACGCACGCGGTTCAGTGGCGTGTCAACGAGGCGCGTGGGCTCTCCGAGACCATCAACGCCCTGGGTCAGATCGGCGACGCCAGCGTCGTAGAATCGCTCGCCGGCGTGGTGAAGAACGAGAAGATCACCGAGGAGTGGGACGAGATCACCGACTGGCAGGTCGAACTTCAGCTTCGCCAGGATGCGTCCTTTGCGCTGGTTCATCTCGGCGACCGCAGCGCCACGGGTGCCTTGCTCGAGATGGCCGAGAAGGGCCTGATCGTCGACATGGAGAAGTTGGCCGACCGCGCCGCGCGCTCAAAGCAGCCGATGCCCATGCTGCAGCGCTACCAATTCAACTGGATGATGGCCGAGTCCTACGCGTTTTTGGCGGGCGCTGACGGCGCCGCCGGACTCCAGGCGGTGATCGCGAAGACCAAGGAAAAAGAGATCGCCGAGAAGATGTCCTCCTATATCCCCGTGATTGAGAAGGGCGCCGAGTGCCTGAATAAAGGCGATGACGCCGCCAAAGCCGGCTGCTTCGACGAGATGCTCGGCGACAAAGACGTCCTGGTGCGCAAAAAGGCGGCCTTCGAGCTGAGCCGCCTGCCCGCCGCCGCTGCCGCGCCCGTGGTGGCCAAGCACCTGGCCGACGACTACCTCGAAAGTCGTGAGGTCCTGACCTTTGCCGCCTACCGCGCGCCGAGCAAGGAAGCAATCGCGGCGATCGATAAGATCCTCAAAGACGAGGCGTCCAACGGCGCCGAGTATAAATTGGACCACCACCGTCTCCGGTTGCTTCGTGCCTGGCTCGAAAATAACACCGGAGCGGTTGCCCAGAAGTAGTAGAGACGGGCAATTTATGGCATAGTCGAGCGGCTGGCGCAGATGGTGCGCCAGCCGCTTTTTTAATGTCGACACGTGTTGGGCTCCAGATTCGCGGGGCTCGTACGACTGAGTTAATCTTGATGAATCGCATTCAAGCGCCAAAAATCGAAGTTCAGGCGTCTAATCCGACGCTGCGTAATCTGATGCGCGACGCGATAAAAGAAGCCGGCTTGGAGTTGCAGCCCACCGCGGCGAGCCCGGTCATCGGCGGGGCGGGCGCGGCGCTCGCCGACTTGCTGCTCTTTGACGCCGAGGGGCCCGATGACGCGCTTGAGTCGCGCCTGCAGGATTACCTTGATGCGGGCGGGGCTGTGTTGTTTTGTGGGCTTCGGAACTCGCGGGATCGCTATCCCGACGCGCAATGGCTGGAGCGACCGTTCTCTCCGGCGATTCTGCAGGGGAAGCTGCTCGAGATGCTGGAGTTGGACCAACTTCCGCGCGACACCACCGAGGCGTCAGACGCGACGCTGCCGGAAGATTCCTCCTCGGATACCAAGCGCCTCACGATAAATGAGACGATCGTGCTCGAGGAGGCGCTCGGCCTGGAGAAGGGGAAGATCAGCGACGAGCTCAGCCTTGATGAGCCGGCGGCTGAGCCCGCCGATGCGGTGCTCAGCCGGGGCGTGGTGGCCGGCGGCGAGATGATGGGGGCGGTGCGTCGCCGCCCGATCGACCCCGCCGACCTGCAAGCCGACGCCTCGCTGGTGGCGGCGCTCAAGTCGGACGCGGCTGCGTCCGGGCTTCGCTCGATGGGGGCGAACGCGACGCTGCCGGACGTCCCGGCGGTGAAGCGGGCGAGCGTTCAAGAGCGCGCGCCGGCGCGCCCAACGCCGCCGCCGCGCCCGGGATCCGATGTAGGCTCAGGGCCGGCGCGGCGCGTGGGCTCGGCGCCTGAGCGCGGCGCCTATACCCAGGTGTCGGGCGTCAGCGTCGCCCCGCAGTTCGAGCCGAAGCTTCGCGGTGCCGCCGCGCTGCTGGCCGGCGCCTGGGCCCAGATTGGCTGCTCGGCGCGCGAAGACGACCGGCGCGAACATATCGAAAAGGTGATGCGCGCGACCTTCGCCCGTGGGCTGCAGGCCGGCGAGGCCCAGGTGCTTCGCATCCCCGCCGCCCCCAGCTTTAGCGGGAGCCTGGCGGTCTTAAGCCTGGTGGACCTGCTCGCGACCATCCGCGACCGCACCTTGCGTGGGCGCCTGGAATTGGCCATCGGCGCCGAGTATTTCGTCCTCTACGTCGACGCGCAGGCCCTCGATGAGGTGGAGAATCTCACCGGCAATGACGAGCAGCTATTGCTCGATATACTCGCGAAGATGGGGTGTTTGGTGCGCGCCGATTATGACGCGTTAAGCCAATCGCTGAGCGACCCGCTCGCCCCTCCGCTGCGCATGCAGTTGAGGGAGCGCCGCGTGGTCTCCACCACCCAGGCGACCCCCCAGACGCCCACCGACGAGACACGCCCGTTGGTCGACGAGGACGACCTGCGCGAGGCCCGGCGCCTGCGCACGCTGCACCTATTTCGCAAGATTCGCCACGCCGAGCGCACAGCGGCCCAGCCGGGCTCCTTCGCGTTTATGGAGATCCTGGCGTCAGGCAACCACGCCTGGCCGTTCGCCGCGCTCGGGCTTAATGTCGACGAGTTGCTCAAATCGGCTCGGCGCGAAGATTCAACCGTGGGCGGCGGGCCGAGTGAATCCGGTCTTTATTGATGCTTTTTCGGGGCGCACCGACCGTATTTTGCGCATTGTCTGATCTTGACCGTTAGGTCTTCAAAAGGGTAATTAAATATCGTGTCACAACGCATCTCTCAATCATTCAAATCCCTCGTCTTCGCCGGGCTGATCCTCGGGTTAGGAAGCGTCGCGCTTGGGTGTAAAGATAAAGAAGCCTGGCAAGAGCCGGCCCCCGAAGAGGTCTTTCGTTCATTCTTGATGGACTGGTTTCGCGGGGAGCGTGACAATGCCTTTGAGGCGATCGTTGAGTCCGACCGCGCCGCGTTGCTTGCGCCGCTTGAGGAGCTCAAGAAGACCCACGGCGAGGGTGTGCTGCCCGAGGACTATCAGACGTTGGTAGTCGGGCGGGTCAATAACCCCTATGACTTTAAGTCGATTGCCCCCAAGGAGCCGCTGACGGGTGCGCCCGCGGTCGGACAGAAGCTTGAGTTGACGCTTAATTTTCATGACGGCCATACCGGCAGCGCGACGATGGTGTGGAGCGGCGAGCGCTGGTTGGTTGATTTGCCCCTAGAGGCCGGCGCGGCGCCTGCGCCCCCTGTGCCTGAAGAGCAGAGCGATTCCAAAGACGAGCCGCCGCAAGTAGAGTCGCCGATAGACTCGGCCCCGGATGCGGGCCCGAGCGAACTTCCAAATAACATTCTTCCGTCTGCCCCATCGAATACCCCATGAGTGATTCCAGCCAAAAGGGAGATGAGCGACTCACCCTACCCAAGCCGCCCGCGCGCGCGCCGGCGGGCCCGCCGGCCAAGCGAACGCCGCCGCCCGGCGTGCCGGTGCCGCCGCCGCATCCGAGCATGAAGGCCAGGGCGCCCGGGGTGCGAAGCAGCATGGAGGCCCCGAGCGAGCCGACCACGCTTCGCACCGGTGACACGGTCGCCGGCGCGTTCAAGGTTCAGCGCTATCTGGGGAGCTCCGGTGGCGCGATCAGCTACCTGTGCACCGAGATCGCCAGCGGCGACTCGGTGGTCATTAAGGTGCTGTCGCGGCCGTTCCCAGGCGACGATGTCTATGAGGACTATCGCAAGCGGATTCAGGTCGCGAACGCGATTCGGCACAAGAATCTCACGCGCATCCTGGGCATGGGTAAGACCGCCACCAACGAGATGTTCGTGGCGATGGAATTTGTCAGCGGCGCGAGCGTCTCGGGGGTCGTCGCCCAGCGGCGCGAGGCCGGAGAGGCGTTGGAGTTGCGCGATGTCTTTACCATCTTGGCGCATGTCTGTGACGCGCTCGAAGTCGTCCACAAGCGCATCGCTCACGGTGTCCTGACGCCCTATAATATCTACCTGGGCGCCCAGGGCGTGGTGAAGTTGGGGAACCTGACCTTCGACCGGATCGCCGGCGAATACCTGTTCAACGAGAAGCAGAGCGGGCCGTTCGTCGACAGCATTTATGTGGCCCCCGAGGTCGCGCTCAACCCCATGGAGATCGAGCCAAGCGCGGATCTCTACAGTCTCGGGATGCTCGCCGCCGAGTTGCTCAGTGAGAATGGCCTGCCGGACCAGCGAAAGCGCGCCCGCCAACTCGCCCTCGATGGCATGAGCAAATACCCGCCGTCGCTGGTCAACCTGATCGCCTCGTGCATCGACTCCGAGCCGGCCAACCGCCCGCGCAATGTGCGCGAGTTCCGCGACACCTTTGAGGACGCCGCCCGCGAGGCCGGCGCGCTGCTCGGCGGCCCGCCGCCCCCCGGCTGCTTGCCCATCGAGCCGGCTGTCGACGACGACAGCATCCCGGACTTTGATAGCGGAGATAGCGACCTCTTTAATATCGATCTTCCCGGCTTTAATAGTGCCGGTCGAGATGGCGACGAGGAGCGCTTCTTGCTGCAGAAGGATGGGCTTGATTACGGCCCATTCACGCGCGAGCAGGTGCTCGAGCAGCTCTATCGCGACGAGATCGATGAGTTTTGCCCGGTGCTCGACCGCATCAGCCAGGAGCGCGTCGAGCTCGGGGAGATGGAGGATTTCCGCGAGGATGTCGCCGAATATCTGCCCAAGCGGGCCGAGCGTCGCCGCCAGGAGGCGGCCGCGCGCGCCGAGCTTGAGCGCAAGGTAAAGAAGGGCGCCTCGATCGGCCTGATCATTGCGGTCGCCGTGGGCGTGGTTACCCTGATCTCCATGCTTGTGTTTTATATCAATCAACCGGACCCGGTTGAGTTGCCAATGGATAAAACTTTCGCCGCGCTGGACTTCAAATTCCTGCCGCCCCCCAAGGAGTTCCAAACCATCGCGGTCGATAAGGCGTTGATGGCCAGTATTTTTAACCTCAACGCCAGCCAGGAAGAGATTGAGCGCCGCGTGAAACGCCACACCAAAAAGGTGCGCACCAAGTCGCGCAAAGGCAGCGGGGGAGGCGGCGCGGGCGCGGCTGCTGAGGTCGACCTTTCGGATAATAGCGGGTCCTCGCATTTCCTGAGCGACGCCGAGATCAACCAGATTATCATGTCCCAATTCGGCCAGTTGCGCGGGTGCGTTATGCAGGAATTGCGCCAGGACCGCTCCTTTAAGGGCGTCACCGTACAGTTCTTTATCCGTCCTTCGGGCACCACCGGTGGCGTCAAAATTAAGGAGGGGCAATACGCTAATCGCCCGGTCGGCGATTGCCTGAAGCAGCGCTTCCGCGGGATGAAATTTCCCGAGCATGGCGCCATCAGCAATAAGGGTGTGACCTTCCCGCTGCGCGTCCAATAAGCGCGCATGTGCTCGAAATCGACCACGGTGAGCATATATTGTGTAGGCTCACCGACTCATTTATTTGCTCAGTCCACAAAGGAGCCACGCCATGCGTCCCGAAACACTCAAAGACATCTTAACCTCGCAATTTGACGCCGCCGCCGAAGGCAATGAGATCCTCATTCCCGAGGCCAAGCGCGTCACGCTTCTGTTGATTGCCGGTGACACGCTGATGCCGGTGGTGCGCGTCAAGAGCGTGCGGTTTGCCGAGAATTATATGGCAGTTACCACCGACGAGCAGCGTTATTTTGTGGACGCGGACAGTCTCTTCGGCGTGCGCCATGAGGACTTCGACGCGGGTTCCAAAGATTCGCGCCCCGGGTTTAATCGCTCCTAAGCGGGTCACAGCGCCTTCCCCCCCCCCATATTTGCCGAGCCTGGCATGCCTGAAATTCCATTTGACGCCTTCGGCTTGCCCGAAGCTCCGCTCCTCTCCCTCGACCTCGATGACCTTGACCAGACCGTGCGCCTCGGGCGCGCGCTGGCCGAGGTCTTCGGCGAGGGCGTTTTTATTGGCCTGCTGGGTAACCTCGGCGCCGGTAAGACCACGCTAGTTCAGGCGATGGTCGCGCAATTATCCCCGGGGTTCGAGGCCCGAAGCCCGACCTACACGCTGCTCAATCACTATGAGACGCAGCCGCCGATGGTGCATATCGACCTCTATCGCCTTGAGAGCTACGATGACCTGGAGTCGATCGGGTATTGGGATTATGTCGAGGAACCGTCGGCGATCAGCTGCGTTGAATGGCTCGACCGCATCCCGAACGCCTGGCCGGGAGAGGGCATCCTCATCGAGTTGACGCGCACCGACGAGGCCCGCCGCGCCCGCCTGTGGGCGAGCGAGCGCTACCGCGCGATGCTCGCCGAAGATGTCGCGGCGCGGCTGGGCATGGGCGCTGGTTGAAGGCGGCGAGGGCTCAGGGGAGTTCTTTTACTTCCTGAGTGAGCGGCCAAAATTCGGGAACGCGCGCTTCATGCTCCTCGATGTCGACACGACAGGCGGGGGCTTTTCGTATGAGCGCTGGCTCGAAGGTCAGGCGCGCGCCGGCTCCAATCCCCCGATAGATCGAGGCCAGGCCGTAGCTCGGGTTCGCGAATTCATAGGAGCCGCGGAGCAGGCAGCCTCGTAGCATTCCCAGAAGTTCGTCGTCGCTGCGGACCAATAGGTAGACGGCGATATCTTCGCGGACGTGGCCAAGATTCTCGAATTCGATGAGCTTTTTATCTTCGTCGAGCGTGACCTGAACGTCATTTTCCAGAATGCCCAGCGGGTCGTTGGGCTGGTTGATGACATGGCGATAGCGCAAAAATCGCGCAAGCTGGGCGCCGAAAAACACCCGCAGAGATGGGTCTGTTTGGTCGTGTTTGGAGCTGTTTAGTAACGCGATTTCGAGGGCGACGGCGCGGTCGATGGCCTCCACGCGGGCCTCGCCGGACGACAGGCGGGCGAGGCGGTATTCCAGGGTCGC encodes:
- the tsaE gene encoding tRNA (adenosine(37)-N6)-threonylcarbamoyltransferase complex ATPase subunit type 1 TsaE, whose translation is MPEIPFDAFGLPEAPLLSLDLDDLDQTVRLGRALAEVFGEGVFIGLLGNLGAGKTTLVQAMVAQLSPGFEARSPTYTLLNHYETQPPMVHIDLYRLESYDDLESIGYWDYVEEPSAISCVEWLDRIPNAWPGEGILIELTRTDEARRARLWASERYRAMLAEDVAARLGMGAG
- a CDS encoding thymidine kinase, whose product is MIIQPRNAGWIEVICGPMFSGKTEELIRRMKRSQFARQSLQIFKPQIDDRYATDAIVSHSMQQLPSFPVASVAQMRDELDPYVEVIGIDEVQFFDEDVIEFCNEMADMQRRVVVAGLDQDYLGNPFGPIPRLLAVAEYVTKLHAICVKCGDPAHRSFRLEGDPQQVLVGSDERYEARCRSCFALGFNAPAHPRQGESARRADAPDQVVDTESNSAARESAAVQPLRAASDADSSHFLAQPKEP
- a CDS encoding protein kinase domain-containing protein; the encoded protein is MSDSSQKGDERLTLPKPPARAPAGPPAKRTPPPGVPVPPPHPSMKARAPGVRSSMEAPSEPTTLRTGDTVAGAFKVQRYLGSSGGAISYLCTEIASGDSVVIKVLSRPFPGDDVYEDYRKRIQVANAIRHKNLTRILGMGKTATNEMFVAMEFVSGASVSGVVAQRREAGEALELRDVFTILAHVCDALEVVHKRIAHGVLTPYNIYLGAQGVVKLGNLTFDRIAGEYLFNEKQSGPFVDSIYVAPEVALNPMEIEPSADLYSLGMLAAELLSENGLPDQRKRARQLALDGMSKYPPSLVNLIASCIDSEPANRPRNVREFRDTFEDAAREAGALLGGPPPPGCLPIEPAVDDDSIPDFDSGDSDLFNIDLPGFNSAGRDGDEERFLLQKDGLDYGPFTREQVLEQLYRDEIDEFCPVLDRISQERVELGEMEDFREDVAEYLPKRAERRRQEAAARAELERKVKKGASIGLIIAVAVGVVTLISMLVFYINQPDPVELPMDKTFAALDFKFLPPPKEFQTIAVDKALMASIFNLNASQEEIERRVKRHTKKVRTKSRKGSGGGGAGAAAEVDLSDNSGSSHFLSDAEINQIIMSQFGQLRGCVMQELRQDRSFKGVTVQFFIRPSGTTGGVKIKEGQYANRPVGDCLKQRFRGMKFPEHGAISNKGVTFPLRVQ
- the hpt gene encoding hypoxanthine phosphoribosyltransferase; this encodes MLDHIEVLISAEEIEKRNRELGAQITKDFAGESIHVIGVLKGCYIFLADLVRHIDLDVSTDFLSVSSYGASTKSSGVVRMIRDLSEPIEGRNVVLIEDIVDTGLTMKYLLDNIKTRHPKSVSVCTLLHKPGGQQGVDVPLDYVGFTIPDKFVIGYGLDYIEFYRNLPYIGYVPEIDERSQDEDSADESK
- a CDS encoding uracil phosphoribosyltransferase, whose translation is MDSQYSELDYKLSQIKHHYGDNTHILNDPFCLTQLAKLCSPAVGQPQFNRLVEVLYQQLVVAVMNVEFPRHQATVHSRMKAKSHRGVFRGELIDHETEVVTVDIARAGTLPSQVCYTQLNELMNPERVRQDHLTMSRVTNPADEVVGATVSGEKVGGPVDSRIVLFPDPMGATGSSLSTAISYYKDIFGGKPLRMITLNLVFTPEFINRIKTDHPDVIMYALRLDRGMSSKEVLATEPGTHWEEESGLSEEGYIVPGGGGFGELMNNAWI